A window from Rana temporaria chromosome 8, aRanTem1.1, whole genome shotgun sequence encodes these proteins:
- the ZNF503 gene encoding zinc finger protein 503 isoform X2 produces the protein MIPPSPEYLQPLPSTPVSPIELDAKKSPLALLAQTCSQIGKPDPSPSKLSSVTGSSSGSDKESKSGPLKLSDIGAEDKSSFKPYSKGQDKKESSSSDKSGFRVPSAACPPFTPRTGSPSSPRTPPPSSESKSSGECSEKKDAEQCTKSGSSDSGSHGRRSVELQQNHREGTPGCKSLSAAPSPTPVSSSSSSSGSMLGSGLVAPVSPYKPGHTVFPLPPAGMSYPGSLAGAYASYPPQFLAHGVSLDPTKGNSLQLSSLGCPSKSSASSPLTGASPPSVMTASLCRDPYCLSYHCASQLGASASCAHDLKSGYPLVYPSHTLHGVSPPSLPGHPLYPYGFMLPNDPQPHVCNWVSATGPCDKRFSSSEELLGHLRTHTAFPGSADKLLPGYPSSSSLAAAAMACHMHMPPTGASHSPLTLRSPHHHPLGLSSSRYHPYSKSPLPSGGAPVPMPAATGHYYSPYALYGQRLTTASALGYQ, from the exons ATGATACCCCCATCCCCTGAGTACCTGCAACCCCTACCTTCTACCCCGGTCAGCCCCATCGAG CTGGATGCCAAGAAGAGCCCCCTCGCCCTGCTGGCCCAGACATGCTCCCAGATCGGCAAGCCGGACCCATCCCCATCCAAGCTGTCCTCAGTGACCGGCTCCTCCAGCGGGTCTGATAAGGAGTCCAAGTCCGGTCCGCTGAAGCTGAGTGACATCGGAGCCGAGGACAAGTCGAGCTTCAAGCCTTACTCCAAAGGTCAGGACAAGAAGGAGTCCAGCTCGTCCGATAAATCTGGATTCCGGGTGCCCAGCGCCGCCTGTCCACCCTTTACCCCTCGGACTGGCAGCCCCAGCTCCCCCCGCACCCCTCCACCATCTTCCGAGTCCAAATCCTCGGGGGAGTGCTCAGAGAAGAAGGACGCGGAGCAGTGTACGAAGAGCGGCTCCTCTGATAGCGGATCGCACGGGAGGCGGAGCGTGGAGCTCCAGCAGAATCACCGGGAGGGGACCCCGGGCTGTAAGAGCCTTTCTGCTGCTCCTTCCCCCACTCCggtctcctcttcctccagctcCTCTGGCTCCATGTTGGGATCCGGTCTAGTGGCCCCTGTGTCCCCCTACAAACCAGGTCACACGGTCTTTCCTCTGCCCCCGGCTGGCATGTCCTACCCTGGCAGCCTGGCCGGAGCCTATGCCAGCTACCCTCCCCAGTTCCTGGCACATGGAGTCTCCTTGGACCCTACCAAGGGGAACTCTTTGCAGTTGAGTAGCCTAGGCTGCCCCAGTAAGTCTTCTGCCTCCAGTCCCCTAACAGGGGCCTCTCCACCATCTGTAATGACTGCCAGTCTGTGTAGGGACCCCTACTGCCTCAGCTACCACTGCGCCTCCCAGTTGGGTGCCAGCGCCTCCTGTGCACATGACCTCAAATCTGGATACCCCCTGGTGTACCCCAGTCATACCCTCCATGGGGTCTCTCCACCTTCTCTACCCGGGCACCCCCTCTACCCCTATGGTTTCATGCTTCCCAACGACCCCCAGCCCCATGTATGCAACTGGGTTTCAGCCACAGGCCCTTGTGACAAGCGCTTCTCCTCCTCCGAGGAACTTCTGGGCCACCTGCGGACACACACAGCCTTCCCAGGCTCCGCGGACAAACTGTTGCCTGGATATCCGAGCTCCTCGTCCCTGGCCGCCGCTGCCATGGCTTGCCATATGCACATGCCACCCACAGGGGCCTCCCACAGCCCTCTGACTCTGCGGAGCCCTCACCACCATCCCCTGGGACTCAGCAGCAGCCGCTACCATCCTTATTCCAAGAGCCCTCTGCCTTCAGGGGGTGCCCCAGTGCCAATGCCAGCAGCCACAGGACACTACTACTCCCCCTATGCACTCTATGGGCAAAGACTTACAACAGCTTCTGCTCTAGGATACCAATGA